The window AGACGAAtttctcaagaaaaataaacacaacTTGAGGGAATTATCAAAGAATATCATAGCCTAGCCTACCTATGCATGCTTGGACCTACACCAGTCCGGAACTTCACTGCTTAATTTAATTAGGTCCTAATTTGCTTGATTTCCATGTCCTATACAAAGACTCGATCGATCCGGTAATCACTCTTAATTACGTATTGATTCACTCACAAGTGATCAACAAGTTAGTTGTATAGACTCTCTAGCTCATGATCAATAGATGATGATCATAAAAGCCAGGAGAAAAGGTAATTAATGTTGAAtagatgatcatcatcatcatcattcgaAGAATATTTGCAACAATCTCCTCATGTATAAATTTATGATACATCAACTCCATATGACTTTTGTCTAAATTCTCAtctatgtaattaattttgaaacAGAAGCTTTTGTTCTTGTTAGGCTAGCTATATCAtcctttcctatatatatatatatttaatgaccataaattaaatcatttaGGTTTAAAATCATTTGAAAGATCATGGCAATAATACtgtataaattaattgaaattttaatatatagtatagacCCTTCATGTCTCATCTTCTTTCCATTATgtctaataatttattatagtttgtaatgaaaaattaagGTCACATTCAAACAACTCTACTATATATCAAGTATGAAATaagacttaaaaatataataaaattaaaattaatcatttcTCCCGCACATTACGGTGCACCAGTAGTTTCTATATGAGTTAACACTACATGCAAtgattcttttataaaaaaaattctttttaatcaAACAGAAACTATATATCATTGCATCAGTAGTAGTACTCCTATTTGACTTGGGAGTAAACCAAGCTCATTCAAGtcaaatgaaataattatacaaaccaaacaaagaaatcATTTATAAGCCATATCTATCTACAACCAAGCAACCTTTCATCTATATTGAAAGTTCAAAAGAAGTACTAGGGATTCCCAAGATATACTCTTAATTAGCTCTCAATTTTGATTTATGTTGAGCTTAGAACCGATAACTTCACTCTCTCATTTGTACTTCAGtcacaaaaagatttcataaaagtaaattcataaactggCGTTActtcatataatacattagatctattttataataaaattagaccatatcaaatcacgttagtttatttatttatctttataaaaaaaaaaaattggttaaaGCATTtcaaaaactaaagaaatacCAATAGAACTACAATTCAACCAACAGAATATCTTACGCTTAGCCAATATGTGGATAAATATTCTCTAGTTCTTGTCTTGAAAACCTGAACAGCCCAACATAAGGAACCATATATCATGGTCCACCCTTAATGCAATCAGGTTATTTGCTGGCCCAAGCCTGGTCTTGGTCCTGCGCCTGACCCACCGATCACACCTCCCTGGCTCTAACCCACTAGACATATCTCTTCCTCTTAATTAAGCCTCTTGTTTCACTTTTATTAGtctttgttcttctttttcattttgtcaGCAAATCTCTGGTGATCGAacaattttttgtcttttttcaaATGATACTATGTGATTTGAGTTTATCCTCTCAATTTGACTGctcatgcatttcatattattttttaatttttttttcttaatagttaatgcagtgactattagtatactattggattttttttttttaaatgtttaaatatatttaaaaaatatttgaaagaaagaggaaaaaaagtgaaatttgcACTAGGGACACGTCCAAAGTTAAAAGCCGCGCGAAACGGTGTAGTAGCagcacttttttttcttttttttttttatggtttattcatgagcaagtaataattttgatgaaacaGCACCTGTTAACCTGATCTCTAGATGTATTTGTTTTGGGATCTGTCAGTGAATTTTCCAGCAACCAGCTTCTTGCtcatgatacaattggtatgcGATCTCGAGGATGACATGAATGCAGTGTCCCTGCATGCACTTTCTCCCTACCAAGAACTAGAAACCCATTGCTCTTTGAATTGTTTGAGAGCAATTGCAATaatctacaatattttttcatgaaactcAAGAGTTTTAGAATACAATTTAAAAACAGAATATAAAGGGAATATGATAAGGAGTTCTCAGAGCAGTGCAGGAGCTTAGTATATATATCAGATCGGTAGGAATGAATATGGTGAATATAGAGAGTCAGAGACTGAAAAATAGTCATTCTGTTCGGATGTGTGTTCAGGTAAAGAAGTCAATTGGAAGCAGAGAATTTCCAAAACCAGAACAAATTTTCCCTTTTATTTCGAGTATCAATTTCACCAACTATACAGCATTTGTTTGTCATTGAACCCCATGCGCcccctttcttctttcttatgCAACATAATAGTAGGCAAGATGATGAAGAACTCTCatcatgaaaaaatagctatgcATAAAAATCTCTCCTATACTCAAAATCCTATGTATTTGCCTATGAGAAGTAGTGGCTGCTGCTCAGTTGAACTAGCATTTTCATGAGGTTTGGAGAATGTCACAAGTGAACTGTCTGGACAGCTTGGGACACACATCCTCTCTTCCGGGTTGTTCAAAATTCCTCTTATTGAGTTCTTTGCTCCAATTCAGCATTGCTTACGGGAACACCATTCTCAAGGATTAGAAGCATTTCCACCATTGTTGACAGCAGGACAGAAACTGAGCACAACACAGGTGAAAGCTCATCATTAgccgaaaaagaaaaaagtggaaAGCTTCATGAGAATGCAAGCATGATGCTAATCTCAACTTAACAAAACAAACccttgaattgcagcattatacCTCTCCGCAGCATCTTTATCAACCGGTTCCCAGTATGCGTGCCTATAAAGAGAGATTTAgcagaaaacataaataaacatgCAGGCCAACAAGAAGGTAAGAAAATTCAAGAGAACATCCAGAGAAGCCAATCTAAACCTGCAAGAATGACTTCAATAGGATAACCAGAATCGACCCGTAGTCAAAGGCAGATACCATCCCAAGTTTCTGCTCCGTGTTCCTAATGGCGGTATTAGTTGCCAGGATTAAAGCATCTTGTTTGGAAAGCTGCCACACTAAACAGAATGAGAGACCAGAAGGCTACAAGAACACCTAACATCAATAAAATAGTTTACCATCTAAAATGGGCATACCCACCTCTAAAGCCAGATTAATTCTGTGCTTCTTGATTGCCATTGTTATGGTTGCGTCCGTATCTGCTTCCTCCAGAATGCTAACTATGGTACAAATTTCAGCCCTAGTTCTATCGCTCTCTGAATCGCCCTCCTGACCTAAAAGTTCAGTTTTCCGACAAAACAAGAGGCTGTCTAAACACTGTGAGACGTACCCTGGATTTCGTTCCCCTTTCTCAACTTCTTCACCACAGATTATCTGGACATTCACAATTGCTTCATCTTTCAGCAACATATCGCTTTTTTCCCGGCACAGCCTCCGCAGACGCTGAAGTTCGGTCCCAAGGATCTTGAAGAACTCCATTCCTGAACTTTTTGCAGTTTCTTTCAGATTAGTCCATGCCTTTAAATGATCCTCAATTGCAGGACCTTCCTTGCATAACCAACGTACAAAAGCATCAGCATCAACCTCTTCTACAGAAGATGTCCTTTCAGCATCAATATCTCCTCCCAAGAATCGCTCCAAAAGGAGACTAGAGCAGAAATCAGTCCTCTCTTGCACGCCAACTTTTTTCCAAGAATTCTCAGAAAGACAACGCAATGCGCAAGCACTACCCAGATTTGTTAACCATCGGAAAACCTCTTGAAGCTCTGAGGCTTCCAGAAGTAATATCGACTGGAGCGTCTGGTGCACCACATGTTCCGTAGGTATCGATGTCCTAAAGCGTTTTTGCAGCATTTTTGCTGTAAAAGTTTGCAACATTTGGAGATGATATGGGGCAAAACAATCAATGCCAATAAACAATTGCAGGCAAGAACGAATTCTGTCAAGGATTTCAATGCGCTTCTTATCTCGACAAAATACTTCCTTGCCTATGACGTATGAAGTAGACGACAGATCTCTCATAATCTTGTTGGCTGAACGAAAATTCACGGGTCCCCAATCCCCGGATTCTACCATTTGAACGAACTCTCTAGGAAGTCCTTGCGGCAAAAGGCCTCGTTCATACTCTGACAGACCTCCACAATGCGCATTGGCAATGTGCTCCAGGTTCGATTTATCATCCCAAGACCTCGCTCCGCAGCAACAACACAGCCAAAACTTCCATTTCTTCGTCTCCTTAGCGAGTTCTATGGCTTCCTTCAAGACTTGCTTCGCTGTGTTCAAGTTATTCTTGTCCAAATGAGCTTCAAGTTCTTGGATTCCTATATTAAAGAATTCCATTCGTTTTTCATGACTCGTGGTGTTTTCCCAGTAAGTCCTAACTCGAGCCCTCATTTCTACGTCAGGCAGGACATTCTTGAGAGCCCCGCGGGGCTGTCGTTTTACCGAGAACCCCTCAAAGATCTCCTTCTTTTTCCGTTCTAGAACCTCCAACTCGCTCTTTTTTCCCGGCCAGTTACCATCCCCAAGAGAAAGGATCCTGTCCGCGGATGCCTCAACGAGAGATGCGAGCTGCAGTCTCGCAATGTCAATTTCCAAGGCTTCGAAATCTTCAACGGGTTCCCTGGGTATGCTTATCATTAACCCGCGCAAGCATTCCTTGATGACGGCTTTGTACTCTAAAGCGGTGGCTATATGCTCGGCAATTTGGAAGAGCGCGGTGGCGTATAAGAGGGCGAGGCAGGGGGACATCGGGGCAAGCAATACGGCTATGGAGGCGGAATTGGAAGCTCTGTCCAGGTGTTGGAGTTTGGGGTGATAGGAGCAATGTTGGTCGTCGAATCGAGAAGCAAGTTCGGACTGAATACGGCTTCGGGTGGTGTGGGAAAGAACGCAGCCCGGATTCTGGGAAATGGAGTCTTCGACGTCTCTCAATCTTCTGTCGAGTTCTTCAGCAGAATGCATCGTGACTACCGGAAGATCATGGCAATCCATCATCTGGGTCGGCCTCATCGTACGTAATTCTTGTTGATCTTGTGACAATTGTAAAGAGGATATATAATGCATGCAAAATTTTCGAAGCGTACGTAAAACTGATATGGCCTGGGTATCGAAGTGGTTGATATACATTGGAAGTAACCTGTATTCCAACTATTTTCACTTTCTTGCATGGTTTTGCTTGCCAAGAAAAAGAGCAACAGGCCTGTGCTcttaacatataaattaattaataaaattaatcctCCCTatcttaataaatttttagaataagaagtgatttcatataatatcataGTAAAAGCCTTTAAACTCTGGCTCTATActttatcaatttaattaaatattttatgtattgaATTCACTTATTAAAAGAGTCTATCCATACATAAGGAGAgcgtttaaatataaattaaataataaaatatacatattcttattagttaaacttttaaataaattgtaatttcACCAAGTAATTggcattttaatcttttatatatttagctTCGTGCTTTTGCTTTCGGAAATTGACTGATTTGTAATTATGAACTTGAATGGTTTAGCCACAAACAGGACAAGAGTTCCAAAATCACTGCATGCTAGCCATGGGTTTTAAGAACGGgcaatcatatatttataacttttttaccaccactttactatttttagtgtatttattattatttttttaatatattttttaatatctttaatcattaagaaaaaatttaaaaaatatacaattttactaatagttacttttttaaccattaagtgaaaaaaaattaaaaaaaaattaaaaattaagattaaaaaaattaatctttaagTACAATAGTTTTTCATTTGGATAAAAAAACGTGAAGTTCTGTATTGATGCAATATCCAGAAATGTTATACTAAAGAACAAACTTCAATGCATGAcattaaatacaataaattctaattacaactcaaatcatctcatctcatttcatcttattattataaattttataaatttttacataaaatataataaataatttatttttttcaaattctaaaacaataataatattaaaaaataatattataataatattttattcaatttctaatttttatctcaattcatctcatctcatctcattatccaaatctaACCTAAAATTTATGCAAGTGCGATAGAGTTGTAACGGATGTTAGTctgtgtattttcttctctcaaataatattagatataattataaaatatgcaagCTACAcgcattatatttttaaaaaaatatagctcatcacaaaatgtaagatttttattattattattattttaaagagatTACGTGAAACTTACATATTTTACGAGTTCCTTTCTTCCCGGCTGGCCTGCATTGTATGTACTACGCGAAGGACTGATCCGCTGCTCCATCATTGTTGAAGAGCTTTGCCAAAAGGCCTTCACCATTCAACAATTATTGATTCGTGATATTGACAGAAGTTCTATACAATTGTTAGAATCTCCTGCACACTTTTGATATTAAGGATACAGCTTCTACACTCTGAATTGAAGTATCAGGGAAGAATAAAAGTTATTTACAATGGactaaaagaatattatttgtgataaaattGAGATTATGGTTCTCAACAACttaaattagatttttatttatggaataaAACCTAATAAATTTGACTGCATTTCAATACTTTTTGTTGAAGTCCactgaaatgtttttttttttttttatacatttgttGAAGGGAGTTTCGAACTCAAGACCTCTATTTTGGAGGCGGGGGATTTATGCCAATCATGTCACTAACCTTTGGCACGGCGCGGAAATGTTTTATTCCGCTTATAAATGAAAATCATCATGATTTCAATCGAGAAAATGCAATTTGGTCTGGGGGCCTTCTTATGTGTGCACCTCGTGAGCAACGTGGAAATTTGACATTAACTCAAATTTATACTCtacaaataaatacaaaataaaaaagacagcGGAATACCAAAATGCATCTTCCAATAAATGTACTACTAATTAATACCAACCTGCAATATTCAGGACAGGATCAttggcataaaaagaaaatgtacaTTTCCAGAAGAGAAAACCCTGAAGAACCCCTGGTAAAAGACCTGCAACACCAACTGATTTGAACCTCCTCCTGTTGCAGATATGAATCAAACCGTTGGATTGCTCACCACCCCAATCTGCAACTTTGTGTCGACTACCAGGCTGTTTACCAGGTGCTATAACACCAGCAAACCATTTTTCAATAGACGTCCAATTTCTTTGGATCTTCGGTACAACTTAAATGACGAACCTGGCCTTCCATTCAAATGCCACAACAcaagatttgattttgtttagaTCCTGATCTTTTGTGAAATTCCAGCttcttaaaaattatatctgaCATTCCATGTTCAAGACCTGCCGTGAATGCATGCAGAGACAACAATGAGCCCCATTTACATGGACAAAAAGGAGGGAGCAAAATGAACCCGAACAATAAAAGATATGGCTCAGAAAGAAATActaaaggaaagaaatgatagagGATATGGAGAACCTGTGCTGGAGTTTGACAAATAACCCTGGGATATATCTCATCCCTTCTAGGGGCAGAAAAGCAACAAGCTTTCGGGTTTTATATCACAACCTTTGAGCCACAAAATCAGAGCAGGAGCTGTTTAGGATGCAGCATTGCTGTTACAAAAAACCACAAGCCTTTCTCTGAAAAGTCTTGGACAATGTCACAATTACTCTTATATTACTCTTATATCGGTTAAAACAGGAAATGTGGTAACTTTGCATACGACGTTCACAAACAGCTGCAATCATGCAACACAATACTTACCAAATATAAAAGGCATCTGACTAAAAAGTAGGCCTCACAAAGCCTCCCAGTGAGTTTAACACTTGGGAAAAGAATGTAACTGAGATGGAGCTCACTATCGACATAGTGCAAACTTTGGTGCAAGGGCTAATTAACAATTGAATCGTGCTTGTAAAGTTGCTACAATTAAGCTCAAAGATTAGCGAATGCCAATCATTCAATAGAAATGACCCTTAGGTTAAAAAGGGTAGTTCTTCATTCAAGTAGCCAAGGTCAAACCTTTTCCATATCTCATCCCCTTCCACAACCTTCCCAACATTTCTATCCTGTCACAACACCAACCAAACCAGAGCTTATAGAATATAGATACCATTTTTGGAGGAATATATTGGAGGGAAGAGGATGGTGTTTAATCTAAGCCACAAAATCACTGAATAATACAAGCATGCTGCCTCTAAACACCAAACTCTCTAAATCCCAACAATCCAGGCTAGGTCCAACAAAATTATGATGAGTCCTGCATCCCATAAACAGCCTTTACTAGCAACTACTATCTGCTTCCTTACAGCAGTATATAACAACATCAAAAGTCATGGTTGATTGAAATTGTTGAATCAGATGAGGAAAGGCAAAGGGAAACCAAAGTCCTGATCATTTAATTGGTCACATAAGAGTTGCAATGTCGTAGAAGTCTCAGCACCCCCTTCCCTCCACCCACCACACAGAAAAGTGGAAgacaaaaaaatagagaaaaaataaagatccaGCAAAATTGAAAACAGGAACATGCAGCAGACACATATTTATATCACATTGAATGAGAACTTAATGAATCATAAAAATCAAACTTTAAATACCAATACATAACTCCAATCAGATCTTTTGTCTAGATAATTTCTGTTTGATGAAAGGCATACAATAAGAGAGGAGAACTGACCTGCTAATTCAGATTTGCTTGCCAACTTCGGCACTACAGAGGAATTACTGTTTCACGATATGCATCCAACTAGCTCCGATTGTCTTGTTAAGTGAACTAAACATTCATAAATCTGTTCAGATTGAGGGTGTGATTTATCCCGAACAATAAATTCATAGGCAATGCCATTCACCTCAATCGAGCTACAACCTGGAGTCTTCTCTACTCCtctcctcatcatcatcttcctcaCCTTCCTAGCCTCTTCAAACTTGTTTGCTTCTCCATACATATTTgcaagcaaaacataaattccACTGTCATCAGGATCCAACTCAAGAAGCTTCGAAGCTGCCCGTTCTCCCATCGTAACATTTCCATGCATGTGACAAGCAAAGAACAATGCACCCCAAACAACTGCGTCTGCCTCCATTGGCATGCATTTAATAAGCTGTTCTGCCTCTTCTAGAAAACCGGCCCGACCTAGAAGGTCCACCATGCAGGAGTAGTGTTTGAGCTTGGGAAAAACATTGAATATGGAGCTCATTTGAGCAAAATACTTCCGACCCTCTTCAACCAAACCTCCATGACAACAAGCAGATAAGACCCCAAGAAAGGTGATCTCATCTGGAACCAACCCAATGTCAATCAtttccaaaaagaaagagagagcatCATGTGCACTCCCATGAAGAGCTAAGCCACAGATAATGGCTGTCCAAGTCAGTGAGTTTCTCTGTGGCATCTCCTGGAAAACCTCGAGAGCCTTTTTGATGTTCCCACACTTGGCATACATGTCAACTAGTGCAGTTCCCAAGGCAACATTCAAAAAGAGATTGTGTTTTTCTATGTAATGGTGGATCCAGATCCCAAAGTCAAGCGCTCCAAGTTGTGAGCATGCAGATAAACAGTTAACCATGGTCACCTCATCAGGCTTGATATTGCTAGCCTGCATTTCATGAAACAAAGTCAAAGCTTCCTTGCTGCGCTTGGCCTGAACATAACCACCAATTATTGCATTCCATGGAACAACATCCTTTTCTGGCATGTCATAGAAAAACTTCCGCGCGATATCCAGAAACCCAGTTTTGGCATAGCCCACGATCATAGTAGTCCAAGAGACAATTGTTCTCTTCGTCATACTATCAAATATTGCTTGTGCCTCCTCAAGACTACCACATTTCATATACATATCCATGAGCGCATTAGAAAGTTGAAGTGTAAAATTCAACCCATTTCTTTCAATATACCGATGAAATTCTCTACCACAATTCAGATCTGCTAGCTGGGAACATGAAGAAACCACCCCAATCATCGTAACCTCATCCGGCTTCACTCTTTCAACTTCCATTTCTCGATAGAGACTTAATGCCTCACCTGCCAACCCACTTCTAACATAGCCATTAATCAAGGAGTTCCAAGAAACCAAATCTCTAATACAGCCTTCATCAAACACCTTACGTGCTGTACCCAATTCTCCACATGAAACTAACACATGAATCACCGAATTGTGCACGTATATATCCAAAGCAAAACCCAACTTTAATACATGACTGATAATCTGACTTCCCATCAATTGCAAGGATAAACTAGCACAAACTTTAAGCAACAAAGGGTAAGTATAATTATCCGG is drawn from Juglans regia cultivar Chandler chromosome 5, Walnut 2.0, whole genome shotgun sequence and contains these coding sequences:
- the LOC109003659 gene encoding pentatricopeptide repeat-containing protein At2g22410, mitochondrial-like: MNLIHSVSANPALLRSLRCFLNPLSCSLLSTSLLHSRSLSPLKERPTNWNTTHTFVRTNPLLSLLEQCQSLSQLKQIQSQMILTGLFSDGFALSRLIAFCAISEQRNLEYCTKILYNARDPNVFSWNVAIRGYSESESPEKAVVLYKEMLRNEGSRPDNYTYPLLLKVCASLSLQLMGSQIISHVLKLGFALDIYVHNSVIHVLVSCGELGTARKVFDEGCIRDLVSWNSLINGYVRSGLAGEALSLYREMEVERVKPDEVTMIGVVSSCSQLADLNCGREFHRYIERNGLNFTLQLSNALMDMYMKCGSLEEAQAIFDSMTKRTIVSWTTMIVGYAKTGFLDIARKFFYDMPEKDVVPWNAIIGGYVQAKRSKEALTLFHEMQASNIKPDEVTMVNCLSACSQLGALDFGIWIHHYIEKHNLFLNVALGTALVDMYAKCGNIKKALEVFQEMPQRNSLTWTAIICGLALHGSAHDALSFFLEMIDIGLVPDEITFLGVLSACCHGGLVEEGRKYFAQMSSIFNVFPKLKHYSCMVDLLGRAGFLEEAEQLIKCMPMEADAVVWGALFFACHMHGNVTMGERAASKLLELDPDDSGIYVLLANMYGEANKFEEARKVRKMMMRRGVEKTPGCSSIEVNGIAYEFIVRDKSHPQSEQIYECLVHLTRQSELVGCIS
- the LOC109003654 gene encoding uncharacterized protein LOC109003654, yielding MRPTQMMDCHDLPVVTMHSAEELDRRLRDVEDSISQNPGCVLSHTTRSRIQSELASRFDDQHCSYHPKLQHLDRASNSASIAVLLAPMSPCLALLYATALFQIAEHIATALEYKAVIKECLRGLMISIPREPVEDFEALEIDIARLQLASLVEASADRILSLGDGNWPGKKSELEVLERKKKEIFEGFSVKRQPRGALKNVLPDVEMRARVRTYWENTTSHEKRMEFFNIGIQELEAHLDKNNLNTAKQVLKEAIELAKETKKWKFWLCCCCGARSWDDKSNLEHIANAHCGGLSEYERGLLPQGLPREFVQMVESGDWGPVNFRSANKIMRDLSSTSYVIGKEVFCRDKKRIEILDRIRSCLQLFIGIDCFAPYHLQMLQTFTAKMLQKRFRTSIPTEHVVHQTLQSILLLEASELQEVFRWLTNLGSACALRCLSENSWKKVGVQERTDFCSSLLLERFLGGDIDAERTSSVEEVDADAFVRWLCKEGPAIEDHLKAWTNLKETAKSSGMEFFKILGTELQRLRRLCREKSDMLLKDEAIVNVQIICGEEVEKGERNPGYVSQCLDSLLFCRKTELLGQEGDSESDRTRAEICTIVSILEEADTDATITMAIKKHRINLALELSKQDALILATNTAIRNTEQKLGMVSAFDYGSILVILLKHAYWEPVDKDAAERYNAAIQGFCPAVNNGGNASNP